In the Glycine max cultivar Williams 82 chromosome 6, Glycine_max_v4.0, whole genome shotgun sequence genome, aaagataataaaataaataaactattcTTATTCACCACGATAAACTaaagttgattaaaaaaaattaaatccaattcctatattttaaaataataaaataagccCACACATAAGTAATCAAAGACAAGTAATTTTTTACCCTCAAATGTATCTACAAAATATAAATCcaccataaataaataaatctacaTAAAAATTTGAACATTTTGAGATAACCTAATAGATGGACTCCAAACCCAACCAATAAACACAACCTAATTTCGATCCATTATCACTATAAATTTTATCcattattatagtttgatatcaactaaaaaaatttacagtAGTTTGATAtcaactaaaaaatttacaagttCAAAATAAAtgctttatataatttttcaacaacattttagaaatttttcatCTCCATCATTAGTTTGATGGTAAAATGAACTTGTAAGCGTAACATATGATGcaactcatttaaaaaaaaactaaaagaattaAGTGCAATATGGAAATTTTGTGTGTTTTGATAGTGTCTAGACAATAGTTTTACCCTAACAATGCATCATTTTTTGTTAGGGAACCGAATTGACAAGCATCAAACAACCCAACCCCTTTGCCTTCCCAGTTAAATTGGCTCAAGAGTTGAAGGGGATCTAATTTAAACTCAAAAAATAGTTTGGCCAAGCTTAGTTATAATATAAGTCTAGCCCAACAAGATCGTTGTTTAAGCTAGGCACTAAAAGCATGGTCGGGCCAAATGCCAACCTTAGAGGTTGACCTTGTCTTGACAACTCTATCTTGTTCATTTGGTCGTATGGTGATGTAGTAAGGTACAAGAAGTGCCAAGAGAACAAGAACTATGAAGACAAAGATATAATGCTTGCAATGCAACTTACATCATTTGGTCTTCGAGTAACTTCCATTGGACGAAAATCTAGCTTGTGTTCCACATTCGGTGAAATCATTGAAGATTCTTTGCGCAACTTGTCACTAGTGAGTTTCGCTAGCTTCTTGTCAATCTTTAACTTCTTGGAAGGGAGTTCCTCCACATCACAAGAATCCATTGCCCGTTGAACCTTATATTTCTCCTTTGATGAACATGGAGCTATAGtcttcaaatcatcattgttgtcaTCGTCATAGGTAATAAGCCTTCGATTTTGCCCGTTATTATTCTTCTTCAAACTAGAAACCTTACCAAAGCCACCACGTTTTCCCTTCTTGGAAGCATTTTCCTCCTCTAATCCCTTTTTAATTTGTCCAATCGGGACACCAACATCCTTGCGATCATCCCTTTTTGAATCACCCCTAGACATCAAAATGTTCTTCTCAATAGATCCCTTTCCACTCCCATCATCCATTTTAGTTATTTCCTTCATTTCCAAACCAGCTATCAAACCATGTGATAGTTTAgcaaatgatttttgtttaacCAAAGAATCCTTACAACCCCTCTTTTCTTCAACTTTGGCTTGAGGCACAGTCTTCTTGTTGGAAATAGTATGCAAAGCATTAGCAGATTTACTTGCTTCCTTTACACCAATGCTACAAGTAGGTTTTTCTCCCAATAATGACTTAGAAGCAGCATTTTCTCTAACTAATGTGTCAAAACACTTCCCATCTGGTTTTTCAATCAAAGGTTGACTTTTTTTTTGGCTCGAAAGAGCCACCACTTCATTACTTGCCATGAAGTTCCCGCTAACTTCTTTGTTGTCTAAATCAGGTTTCACAAGACCAACAACCTTTTGACTAtctaaattgttaaaaatatttttaactgcAACAATTAGAGAAACAATTTcacaagatattaaaaaaattaaaactaagtaGAATTATACTTATTGCACATGATTTAAGGTCAAGAGCATCAATGAAATTttagttcaataaaaacatttaaaataaattgaaggcTCAATTTACATACACAAATAATCACACatattcaacaaaaataaaataaaataaaaacacatatcAATGTAATGAAAATTTCACATTAAACAAGAAAAACGTTCAACGTGAATTTGGAAAAAGTTCAGTTTTCAAGTTTgtcaatatttgaatatttctcCAAATTCCCTCTAATTAATCacatttaacattttaaaattataacttaaGTTTCATTTGTAAAATAGTCAGAGGCTGTCATGTGTggcaatcttttcttttctctttttttgaacaaaattatgattttgctGATCTTTCAAATCATGGGATGAGtgccttaaaaaaatttcattccaTACAGTATGTATGGAAATTCTCCTAAATACCCACAAGTGAGTGTAATTCCATCCTAAAATTGAGGAATTTTAGagaataattttcaaataaatgggATGACATACCTTCAATTCCAGCAATTTTATCAACTACTATCTTGTCCAATATTTTACGCATCCCAACATCAAAGAAACGATAGAATACAAATTCAGCCATTTGAACTTCTTCATCTGATGGATATGGATTCCTGATATCCTTCGAAATGCAAACAATATTGCATTTGCCAGAAATAGCTTCCTGATGCAATTTACAAGATGAACAAATAATAGTCAGTTAGTTAGATGTTGCCAGTCAAATCCAGACCAAGAAAAAATGCATGAAATAGTTTCACCATTAAtagttcaaattaaattataacaacaattatttatttaacacgCATAGATTCTACCTTTTTAAACAGCAAACAAAAGACACATACATAATAAAGTGACTATAAATTAGCTTCACACACCCCAGCCCAGAGAAAGTATTGTGCCTCCCTCGGACAAAATTCAATTCCAGCCACGCTCCCAATACATCGGTGAGAATAGGATACTCAGCCTATGTTTGGATTTATCGAAAAGGATAAAATGGAGTGGAATGGAACATGATGAAATGATACTAGCATTTCATTCCactttttagatttttaaaatcaaatggaACATTTCATTCCATTCCATCAACACCCCTCTTTGTCCTCCAGGGGCATGGGTTAGTACTAGTATTTCATTCCATTATATTCCATCAAAACCCCTCTTTGACTTCAAATGGTATGGGTCAGTACTAGTATTTCATTCCATTTCATTTCGTTTCTATCAAAATACATCTGAACAAGACAGCTAAGTACTAGTATTTCATTCCATTCCATTTCGTTTCTATCAAAATACATCTGAACAAGACTGCTAAGTGCTAACTTTATTCCAGTTCACTTATTTTTGTTCCacctcatttcatttacttccAATCACCATTAAACATCCACACATAGCCTAAAAGTTCACAGTGGAATGATTTAAAGTACACGCTACAAACTGATGCATCATTTTCGAAACAATGAACCATAACAAACACTGTTAAGCCCCGAGTAATAGAAACTAAACAGTTCAACACCATGTCACTCACCCCCATACTCCAATCAAACAGATTGCAGAGAAGAAATTAGCATCCTAATAGCAAACAGAGCAATCTTCCAACATCAGAAGAGCAAAGCATAACCCTAATTCTACAAAAACCTTTATATTAGTTGAACTAAGACTATGAATTAAGATAACCCTATTACCAGAGGATTGACATTTACAAGCCCTTCGCCTTCACCAGAAGCCAGAAACAACTCATTCTCAAGTGTCTCACTCCCTTCCAAGAAATTCAAAATCTCAGAAGGTCTAAAATACCATAGAATCTTAACTTTCTTGCTCTTATCAGAGTTCTCCCATATCTTAAGGATTTTACCAATGTAATGCTCGGGTTCACCTTCCTTGTAGAGAAACACGGAATCAAAGAGGGAGTATTCCACACCATCGTAGGTGAACGATTCGTAAAACTGCACATCCTTCTTTTTGCCACCCAACCCTTTCCTTGTGCCCCACTTGAATTCAATAACCTCCTCTTCCCCTGCTTCTACCATGTTTTGACGTATCAAGATTCCTCGCCTGAAAAGTGAAAACCGAAAGCAAAGAAAGATTGGTGAGAAGGTAAAACTTACCGCGCCGAGTTTAATTTCGAAATAGAGCATTAATGTTAAGAAATGGAGAAAATACGGTACCGTATCGTATCACTGGACACGAGAGAGTGGAAGATTTTCAATGTTCTAGGGTCATCGTGTATGGCATTTAACTGGAGTCCCTGTGTGTAGTCACCTTGCCGGTGACGGTGAGCGCGATGAAACGCGATCAGACAGCAACTCAGCAGAACCCTAAACAGAATGTGCGGAGAAGAAATCAGAATATCTCtatctccttatttatattttatacccAAGAAAGCTTgagtataattattattttttatttagttttaattactattttttaggtttaattttttCTGTTAACTAGGTCTTCTAATTCTTAAAGTAACTTGATTTTTAAGGTTTATTTACTTAAATTCAATtatatcctttattttttaaaaataagttgatttggggtcattcttctttctcttgtttcaaaattttaaaaagtaaatcaaattgaacttattttaaaaaataaaaaatctaatataaatttaaaaaaattaaaaaactaattaaaattgtttaattataaaacctaatttaatttttttataataagaggataaaataaacctaaaaaatatattaaaggatcaaaataataggtaaataatttataatagtttGATTAATCTAACTCGATGAAAATAGCAAACTATATAGATTAAGTCAAAAAGTTTAGTTTTAACTTGGGTTTTTAAAACAAAGTTCATTCTCAATGACAGTCCAATTagcaccttttttttattaaattagaattaactagcttatttctttttagtCCGCACCCACCCTACATAGTCTATATACTTAGTGGGTCACACCcacatttgacaaaaaaaattaaaaaaaagataaattaaattataaatggtaaaatttgatccattttaaatcattttaaaaattaattatgaattatctaataaaaaattatttgtccaAAATGATAACATAATTTACATCTTAAATTACttagaaatcatttttttatcatattttcttaATGTATCATTTTGCactaaatcaaaatattatattgttattcaCCAACCATtgaactatataaaaaatactcaagtttttgacttttttttacttcatttacactccttatttattagtattatatatattttgttaaaatgtCAAAAACCCATGGGGATCCCAAGCAAGTAAAATTTGTTTAACCTACAAGTTAAATAGACTCGGCTAAAAAGTTCACAAGTTAAACAAACTCAAAATATCAAGACTTGTATATCATACGGGTTGCAGGTTTCACAAGTGGCCCACGGAcacaaactttatcttttgatatcatattatatgattttagtttctCAAATTTCAATTAAGTTCCCAAATATCAGGGAAATGTGTGATTTTAGACcccataaatttaaattacacCAATTGGATTTCCAAGGTATCACAATTATACAATTTTAACCCTTTTATTCAATAAACCAACATGTTAATATCTatgaaacaatataaaatatatatttttaatccttgaaTATTCATCCATCCCTAAACTTTTATGTGACTATTGTTAGTCCTCAAACTATTTTTCCTCAGTATTTTTAACTCTTACAGTCAAGAGTAACGtaaaaaatgatacaacaatCAAATATTCTTCATGATTTGATGAGCTTCATTTGACCCGAGTTTGACAAAGAACTTGTTTAACATATCATCCACCTTGCTGGATGAAAAGGGTATCGAGTTCGCAACTTGGCGTGGCAAGAACGTGGCTTGATTTGAAGTGCAAGGTCAATTTTGTTCGGGGACGCAGCAAGTCCTTTTCCAAGAAGAAGAGTGACATGTTGGGGTCATCAACTCATCATGTAATTGGGTCTTCGTGGCAGCAGCGTAGATGTAATGAAATGGCTCTGGTTGGCCAACTGAAACTCTTCCAGGTTTTCTTGGTTGCAGCACGATTACGCCTCCGTTTCCAACGTTCATTGTCGTGCTTTTATCTTTCTGGTCCACCCAATCTGCAAAGGTATAAACTAATTGGTTGTTAAATTAGTTTATCAGAGGCCAAAACTAAATTTTGCATACTCTTATCTGAATCTATATATGCAATGTTGTTTCATGTACATACTCTTATCTGAATCTATATAGTATAAGTATAATAAGTTCAACTAGCACAATTTGCATCATTTTACCACTTATTGCATAACATCACTTGTCTAAAGGATTTAACCACAAAATCATATTTCACACCTTAACATTAATCACGTGTTCAGAACAACAAATCTCAAGTACAACATAACATCCCATATTCACATAAATCATTACCCATCATCATGTAgcaagtcacaatgatcattacacaagcgttatgcaatagATACATTAAGACTCAATctcatatgcaatgtggtatcatgtcaATGAAAAATCTCGTCGAGCACCTAGgaatacatgacaagacaaatcaCACACTGCTAagttaggtcactctcactaggtaaaattaTAAGGAGACCAATCAGGGTCACGCTATTTTACAGGAATGTTCCAACCATGCGGGATTGACACAAACTTAAAAGAATACTCAAATCGTCGAACGTATTTACCCTTAAGGTCTACATTCTGAAGAGTCTGTCaaggtctctctctctctcctgatttaggtccaactcagaaaatattttaacactcaGACTctatctcaaaataattttaactcgtcgcgcttcaaagtgattcaactcgtcgggtttccacagtggatcccatcataaTACTCGTTGCGCATTAACTTGTCATCCTTAAAGGAttttatagtcgtgtgattgtacgattcataactcacaactcaatgcatacaacatctcaatacacatgtgatCTCACAATTTGACACATATTCAGCTTGTCACTTACACACAGTTCATCACACTTTCATAATCCCAATACATAACGTTATCACGCCTCATGCATCATACATATATCAcacagtaataatattaatatgttatgttcatatgactaatcatctcattaaaacatacatttaaaatcatatatgtacCGCTGGAGTTTGAACTAtgtaatacacacaactacttagctgtttttaaaatcattttaactcatcatacttcaaagtgattcaactcatccgagttcccacagtggatctcaTTACAATACTCGTCATGCATTAACTCGTTGTCTTTAAAGAGttttacagttgtgtgattgtacatttcatagctcacaactcaatgcatacAAAATCTCAATATACATATATcttacaatttaacacatacttaatttatcacatacactcaatcTTATTCACAGTGTTATAATCCTAACACAATatattatcacacctcatgaatcatataaacatcacacaatattaatgtttacatgacacaaaatatgtatatattaaatcgaactatattatttttaattaaaaagagttaataaataattaaactaaaaatgcattgaaagtatttattgttgagtcttaatatattaattttcttcaatttaattttattatttgaattattaattcctaatttattttaacaattcatattcatatgtatatgtgtgtgtgttataAGCATCAATTCACactaattagaagaaaaaaactcaatttttaggattcacactcaacacaagaacacatcaatttcacaataattttgcaTCGGGACATTAATTGGaccatcaaacatatataaatcacaattataattgtaaagatagaattagaattggCTCGCGTGTGTAGTCCGACAGCGATGGCAGCGTCTCTAACAgttttctaagattcctcaagtttttcttcTAGTTGTTCTACTACGGTTTTcaagcattagagagaaggaTAAGAAattagaacccaatatcattgTTTCCATGTGAGAGACATTTTTCTCTCTACAgatattattttgcaaatcccaatgATAGGTGTGCGAAAATGAGTTCCGAAggtgatatacaaatttcaggATGATCTAATGATTAACGAgtccaaaattatatttttactatgACAGATTTAAATATATGCGAGAAAAAGAGGAtttgggaagagaaaaaagggaGAATGAGTCTCAGAGGAAAGAAATAGTGTAAAAACATAtcgtaattataaaaattggcttaatatgtttttatttatagatagaATATTCTGAagctattatttactttattttttattttataaaaaaatactctattttactcttttattaaataaataatcaataaaaaatattcttttattttttaaaatattattttactctacttattttttaatattatgaaactcttattttaattaataaaaactatttcctctcatttatttaatttttaaaacttctattaatttttaaataaaacttttattatttatttttaaaaataggatGTTAAATCTCTCCCGTAAAGGATTCCGGTGATGGCTTTTGGCATTGGAGTAGTAGGAAGCACGGACTTCCAGTAAACTACATGAACAGGATGTAAGGCAGCATGGGTTGCCACCAGCGCAAGCTGCaagttaagtaaaaataaataaaaataccaaaagaCCTGTTTTTAGCATCAATTTCGCATAATTAAACATTGTATATATGACAGAGAGATTATGCAGTACCTTGTTGTTTTCAATTATATGCAGGATAAAGAGGCAAATATTAATATGTCGTTGTCTAGTTGATCATATATTAAATACCTAGTAATATTTTACTacttatcaaaatataaatccCATAACTCTTGTGGCTATAAagtgaaaaattaatattcCTGTTCCAAATAGAAAAGGAGTTTTAACACTACTGGTTTACGAAGAAAAAAGAAGCCACAACTTCAAGTAAAAGTACTAAGCATTTTTCAGTTGTCAAGATGAAGCGCTCACGTACATTGAGTAAGGTAAAAGTGGGTAGGAGAGGATACTCCATACTGAGAAATTAAGTGAGAAGCAAAGTTGCAGAGCTTGGTGATGATGtcagagaagaaagaaagacacAAAATATAGGAACCGAAAGCAAAGACCAGAAAGAATGATGTTATCACAGAGTCCTCACTTGATATTTATACCGAATATACAGTTATTAGGAATGGCTTCTAGAATCGGTTCCTTAAACATGCATTAAATTGGTATGCAAATTTCTTAAGAGGATTTGCACTATAATGAATCTAGTTAGACTAATTTCGTGGACACAAAACTCATGTCTCTTTCTAACTTGTTGAAAGGTCACAACCAAAGTTAATACGTATCTAGACACTCGAAAGCATACGAAACAATATTGTATGGATTTTGATCCATCATTGGCTGCGTCAAAAGGCAATTTCACTGAGAAGGACCATAATTACCCGTAAAATTTTGCTGACTTGttttagagtttaatttattaGGGAAGCAAACTAATGAAGAATTCAAAGTAAGTATTTCAAAATCTCTGACTAaattacacttttaattttttatatttttgtttagatctagctaatttaatcattttgtcttttaaaaaattatttagtcatTTATCATTTACATTTGGTTCAATAATTGGTCACTCTATCTTGTAGAATTAACGCTATTGATAGTTTTAAtataatagtaattaaaaattgtcaCATAATAATACTTATAGTCTAGAATGTTTTTCTATTTGTTCAATTAACAAGTGATAGTTTTTAATAGCCTtgataatatttcaaaattataaaaattaaaataattttgcaaataaggttaaaattgattaagacaattttttatcttatgagTTTTGATCAATtgcaaaaaatcaaataatttcgTTGAAAAATGTGTGATGAtcaaatattttcatgttgCAGATTGTATAAAATCCAATTTTTTCAATCTCTCGTTTGCCTTCACATTTTGTACAATTGGTTGAGAGATTCGGGTTGTCTCTATTATGGAAGcacattaaaaaattgtttaattttgatcaaGAACAAAAGAGAATAAACTTGGTCAAGTTTCTGGGTTAGAGAAATCTGTTTTCTGCGACATAGGTTTAACATGCCACTTAATTCTTATGATTTAGGCATCtgtttattgtaaaatttaagCCATTTTGATTGGAAAGATAATCTACAAATTTTCATGTATGAAACTTCAAGTAGGTTTCCTTCACCACCACAATAACAAAATTCTTCACCCGGGATTTCAACAGGTCGATGTGTGGTATCCGGGATCCagagcaaatatatatataatcacggCAAATTTGAACACATAACGTGATTAACATAACAACAATTTCTCTCATCAAAATAAGAGAACGAGGACGCCGCATTACGTACTATCTACAACGATTTACTATTCAAACACACAATAAGTCATATAATGCATCATAGTTTATACATAAGAAGCCACGCATAGCATCTAAATAAAcagcaaaaaattattaatatctaGAGAACTACACAGTGCAaatacatgcatatatatagaGTTCTGTAGTGCTACTGAAGCTAAGTTATTCAAGAACAGGAAAGAAGGACTTGAAATTAAAGCAAATCTACTTGGGAACCCAAACAACATGATCCTCAGGTAGGAAGTGGCAGACAGGAACGGTTCCTGGCTTAACTTTGAGCACTTGAAAGGCCAAATGTTTAGGGTTCCATTCCGACGTGTGAGTGTGGCACACTGCTACCGCTTTAACCCTAACCCCATTAGCACCCTCCAAAGGCACAGAGTAAGCTCTTGTGGTCTCAGTTTTGTGACAGTAAAAAACAGCATAAGGGTAGTTCTGCTTGTGGCACACAACAGCCTTGTCCCCTGATAACTTGTTCACTCCCGGTGCTACGGTGTATTTCTGCAATCCCGTTTCCTTGTCCTCCACTACTTCCGTGGACACAACCTCAACATTTTTTCCAAGCTTGGAAGTGCTGAAATCAATCATGGATTCAAGCGAAGTGGCACAGTACTTTTCCTCTCCTTTGATGCCACCCTCTTCACACTCACTGAGAGTATTCTTCATGATCTGGGCCTCCTCTGACCCGGGTTTTACGGAAAACTTGTTGAATACAACCTCCACCTTGCTGGATGAAAAGGGTATAGAATCCGCAACTTGGCGTGGCAAGAATGTGGCTTGAATATTGGAACTGGTGGTGAAGTGCAAGTTCAACTTTGTTCCGGGATGCAAGTCCTTTTCCAAGAAGAAGAGTGCGACGTTGGGGTCATCGTGTAATTGAGTCTCCGTTGAAGCGTAGATGTAATTGAATGGAGACTTTGAGCCAACAGAAACATGCACTGGCTTTCCCTTGTGACCTGCATGCACGTTCACGCCTCCGCCTGATCCTTTTCCACCAACGTTGACATTGGTGCCACCTCCTCCTTTTCCTGCATGCACGTTTACGCCCTTGCCTCCAACATTCACTGAGGTACTTTTCTCTTCCACCCAATctgcaaattaaaattataaattaacttaGCTTATCTTCATCATAAGCCAAACTAGATATTCTATCTGCAACGAGTCATAATAATGCCCTGTTACTTTCGTGTATACACAACTAGTTTTTAAATATCTTCATTCaccgtttattttttttatcccctACTAAAGACGTCATGTATGACTGTACCTTTCTTTTTCACAATACTATATTATTGCACATTTGAAAATGAGAGCATGGTGACTAGGTCCGATTATTAATGTGTCGATTTAGCTGTTCATGTGAAGATAGTGAAGTTGTACATATAAGTCGTGCCGGTGGGACAAACATGCAAGTTGAGAGGAGAGttacaataacaaatatatattttaaatactttaaaacattttttttaccattaataTACGGAAAATTACACTCCTCTCCATAGAGATATACAAATATTACATTGTTATTTCTCTTACATTATTTGCACTTCACTCCCTGATACATTAGAGTGTCTAATACTTTTCTCCAGTTTTTAATTTTCTGTcaaaatttgttaacttttcgttaaatatatataatattttactattGGGCTTGTTTACTTAagattgtttttataaaaaaaatattttttaataaaataagcaactttttactttttttatatatttgtctaAATTATCCTTTTAAggtaatttctttttttctaaagaaGCAACTCTGATACATgcctcttaaaaaattataatacatatatattatatcttatatatatataatagtaaaaatacatttgaagttttaattttttatatgttaaaaagatcgattaaaaaacattttatacaaTTAATGTTCAAttgtctaaattttttaaaaaattaataaaaaagataaatagatagatgtgacaaatgatacaataaaaaaaaaaccaagagaaagataaaaaaagaaaaagaaaaaaggatatatgtataatattttcCTATATAAGAGATTTAACAATAGCATATACTCATCCTAATATATTTTCTACtattaatcaaaatttgttcgaaatttaaaaattaaaagtaagactCATTTAAATATAAGCGAGAACTATAAGTACgactcatttaaaaaaaaaatagttatcatattataattatatagtaTCATAGTTTGTTCAACGACTAATCTTTTTGTCGGTTAAAAATACAACTAATAAGTTTTAGtaaaatttctctttttaattataatttttacctacaaaatttatatttgagacttatagtcaaaatattcaaattcaattacaCTCTTGAttaatcaaaaagaacataatcAACATATGTtcacattt is a window encoding:
- the LOC100783899 gene encoding protein ANTI-SILENCING 1 isoform X4 encodes the protein MVEAGEEEVIEFKWGTRKGLGGKKKDVQFYESFTYDGVEYSLFDSVFLYKEGEPEHYIGKILKIWENSDKSKKVKILWYFRPSEILNFLEGSETLENELFLASGEGEGLVNVNPLEAISGKCNIVCISKDIRNPYPSDEEVQMAEFVFYRFFDVGMRKILDKIVVDKIAGIEVKNIFNNLDSQKVVGLVKPDLDNKEVSGNFMASNEVVALSSQKKSQPLIEKPDGKCFDTLVRENAASKSLLGEKPTCSIGVKEASKSANALHTISNKKTVPQAKVEEKRGCKDSLVKQKSFAKLSHGLIAGLEMKEITKMDDGSGKGSIEKNILMSRGDSKRDDRKDVGVPIGQIKKGLEEENASKKGKRGGFGKVSSLKKNNNGQNRRLITYDDDNNDDLKTIAPCSSKEKYKVQRAMDSCDVEELPSKKLKIDKKLAKLTSDKLRKESSMISPNVEHKLDFRPMEVTRRPNDEDRSKWFKEIPWEEKMKTAYEQGRLVLLQNLDPSLSSSENIIWTGFKESCTARMIQKTAYSSPHSDPLLQAVEFLAFQKRSQYFMVIMLSINFG
- the LOC100783899 gene encoding protein ANTI-SILENCING 1 isoform X1: MVEAGEEEVIEFKWGTRKGLGGKKKDVQFYESFTYDGVEYSLFDSVFLYKEGEPEHYIGKILKIWENSDKSKKVKILWYFRPSEILNFLEGSETLENELFLASGEGEGLVNVNPLEAISGKCNIVCISKDIRNPYPSDEEVQMAEFVFYRFFDVGMRKILDKIVVDKIAGIEVKNIFNNLDSQKVVGLVKPDLDNKEVSGNFMASNEVVALSSQKKSQPLIEKPDGKCFDTLVRENAASKSLLGEKPTCSIGVKEASKSANALHTISNKKTVPQAKVEEKRGCKDSLVKQKSFAKLSHGLIAGLEMKEITKMDDGSGKGSIEKNILMSRGDSKRDDRKDVGVPIGQIKKGLEEENASKKGKRGGFGKVSSLKKNNNGQNRRLITYDDDNNDDLKTIAPCSSKEKYKVQRAMDSCDVEELPSKKLKIDKKLAKLTSDKLRKESSMISPNVEHKLDFRPMEVTRRPNDEDRSKWFKEIPWEEKMKTAYEQGRLVLLQNLDPSLSSSEVQNIIWTGFKESCTARMIQKTAYSSPHSGQAFVIFKKSEAAESVVRKLDEGCLLMSNGRPLVASSGVPCFPKKKPIFYGHHVVDQLRMMQMQREIKDVVSTSHCSQPNNIEYDMGIEWCLLQERANKSWRMLYQQQGEELSKLKAKLKSKI
- the LOC100783899 gene encoding protein ANTI-SILENCING 1 isoform X2, which encodes MVEAGEEEVIEFKWGTRKGLGGKKKDVQFYESFTYDGVEYSLFDSVFLYKEGEPEHYIGKILKIWENSDKSKKVKILWYFRPSEILNFLEGSETLENELFLASGEGEGLVNVNPLEAISGKCNIVCISKDIRNPYPSDEEVQMAEFVFYRFFDVGMRKILDKIVVDKIAGIEVKNIFNNLDSQKVVGLVKPDLDNKEVSGNFMASNEVVALSSQKKSQPLIEKPDGKCFDTLVRENAASKSLLGEKPTCSIGVKEASKSANALHTISNKKTVPQAKVEEKRGCKDSLVKQKSFAKLSHGLIAGLEMKEITKMDDGSGKGSIEKNILMSRGDSKRDDRKDVGVPIGQIKKGLEEENASKKGKRGGFGKVSSLKKNNNGQNRRLITYDDDNNDDLKTIAPCSSKEKYKVQRAMDSCDVEELPSKKLKIDKKLAKLTSDKLRKESSMISPNVEHKLDFRPMEVTRRPNDEDRSKWFKEIPWEEKMKTAYEQGRLVLLQNLDPSLSSSENIIWTGFKESCTARMIQKTAYSSPHSGQAFVIFKKSEAAESVVRKLDEGCLLMSNGRPLVASSGVPCFPKKKPIFYGHHVVDQLRMMQMQREIKDVVSTSHCSQPNNIEYDMGIEWCLLQERANKSWRMLYQQQGEELSKLKAKLKSKI
- the LOC100783899 gene encoding protein ANTI-SILENCING 1 isoform X6; its protein translation is MVEAGEEEVIEFKWGTRKGLGGKKKDVQFYESFTYDGVEYSLFDSVFLYKEGEPEHYIGKILKIWENSDKSKKVKILWYFRPSEILNFLEGSETLENELFLASGEGEGLVNVNPLEAISGKCNIVCISKDIRNPYPSDEEVQMAEFVFYRFFDVGMRKILDKIVVDKIAGIEVKNIFNNLDSQKVVGLVKPDLDNKEVSGNFMASNEVVALSSQKKSQPLIEKPDGKCFDTLVRENAASKSLLGEKPTCSIGVKEASKSANALHTISNKKTVPQAKVEEKRGCKDSLVKQKSFAKLSHGLIAGLEMKEITKMDDGSGKGSIEKNILMSRGDSKRDDRKDVGVPIGQIKKGLEEENASKKGKRGGFGKVSSLKKNNNGQNRRLITYDDDNNDDLKTIAPCSSKEKYKVQRAMDSCDVEELPSKKLKIDKKLAKLTSDKLRKESSMISPNVEHKLDFRPMEVTRRPNDEDRSKWFKEIPWEEKMKTAYEQGRLVLLQNLDPSLSSSETPCCKQWSSLLSKKEANILWSSCCRSTSDDANATRDKRCCIYFTLFSAQQY